The following are from one region of the Hymenobacter sp. YIM 151858-1 genome:
- a CDS encoding aldo/keto reductase — protein sequence MQQRELGHSGLSIAPLVLGTNVFGWTADEATSFRVLDAFVDGGGNAIDTAHGYSVWVPGHNGGESETVIGKWLKQRGRRDDIVIATKVGWEVAPDQKGLSKDYILRTVEGSLKRLQTDYIDLYQSHKDDPTVPVSEPLEAYAQLIKEGKVRAIGASNFSAERLAEALQASEQHGLPRYESLQPLYNLYDRADFETHLLPVCQQHGLGVIPYYGLAAGFLTGKYRSEADLQKSARGGGVGAKYLNERGLRILAALDEIAGRLGATPAQVALAWIMAQPGLTAPIASATSPEQVRELLKSMHLELSGPDLRQLNQASA from the coding sequence ATGCAACAACGCGAACTAGGCCACTCGGGCCTCTCCATTGCGCCGCTGGTACTGGGCACCAACGTTTTCGGCTGGACGGCCGACGAAGCCACCTCCTTTCGGGTGCTCGATGCTTTTGTCGACGGTGGCGGCAACGCCATTGATACGGCCCACGGCTACTCGGTGTGGGTGCCGGGCCACAACGGCGGCGAGTCGGAAACCGTGATTGGCAAGTGGCTAAAGCAGCGCGGCCGCCGCGACGATATCGTGATTGCCACCAAAGTAGGCTGGGAAGTAGCCCCCGATCAGAAAGGCCTCTCCAAAGACTACATCCTGCGCACCGTGGAAGGCTCGCTTAAGCGCCTGCAAACGGATTACATCGATTTGTACCAGTCGCACAAAGACGACCCCACGGTGCCCGTATCGGAGCCGCTCGAAGCTTACGCCCAGCTTATCAAAGAGGGCAAGGTGCGCGCCATCGGGGCCTCCAACTTTTCGGCCGAGCGCCTCGCCGAAGCCCTGCAGGCCAGCGAGCAACACGGCTTGCCGCGCTACGAAAGCCTGCAGCCCCTCTACAACCTCTACGACCGCGCCGATTTCGAAACGCACCTGCTGCCCGTGTGCCAGCAGCACGGCCTGGGCGTAATTCCGTACTACGGCCTGGCCGCGGGTTTCCTTACGGGCAAGTACCGCTCCGAGGCCGATCTGCAGAAAAGCGCCCGCGGCGGCGGTGTAGGCGCTAAGTACCTCAACGAGCGCGGCCTGCGCATTCTGGCCGCGCTCGACGAAATAGCGGGCCGCCTGGGTGCCACGCCGGCCCAGGTAGCCTTGGCCTGGATTATGGCCCAACCCGGCCTCACCGCCCCCATTGCCAGCGCCACCAGCCCCGAGCAAGTGCGGGAGCTGCTCAAGTCGATGCACCTGGAGCTGAGCGGCCCGGATTTGCGCCAGCTAAACCAGGCCAGCGCCTAG
- a CDS encoding N-acyl-D-amino-acid deacylase family protein produces the protein MPFDNAIALLPRRFAYGCRACLPGAAAALLLFAAGNARAQQAPRASLIIRDGRVLDGSGNSWLRGDVAVRLGRIVAVGRLPADFPADTVIDAKGLVVAPGFIDVHTHIEDDELRQPTADNFIYDGVTTVITGNCGSSRPDLGRYFQVLDSAKLSVNVASLIGHGDVRKAVLGRAKRQATEPELQQMEQLVARAMQAGAMGLSTGLIYIPGTYTRTPELIRLARVAGQYRGLYATHMRNEGDSVLQAIEEALLIGREANLPVQISHLKIGGQQNWGRAPQALALIEQARQAGQEVTIDQYPYTASSTSLSTIIPDDVQADGRDSLRARLQRPAVRAAVEAAMVRRLRQRGLKHYDYAVVASFPPQPSYQGLSIEQVNQRLGRKHKAAAEAATILDLVLQHDAGMVFHGMSEPDVQQIMRYPFNMVASDASVRVWQEGAPHPRGYGSNARVLGRYVRELRVISLEEAVRRMTSLPAQTFGLADRGLLRPGMAADIVVFDPATVQDRSTFEQPHQYSTGMHYVLVNGRLTVVQGKHLGTRAGRVLYGPGKQ, from the coding sequence ATGCCCTTCGATAACGCCATTGCGCTCCTGCCCCGCCGCTTTGCCTACGGCTGCCGGGCCTGCCTGCCCGGGGCGGCGGCCGCGCTGCTCCTCTTTGCTGCCGGCAACGCCCGGGCCCAGCAGGCACCTAGGGCTTCACTCATCATCCGCGACGGGCGCGTGCTCGATGGCTCCGGCAACTCCTGGTTGCGGGGCGATGTGGCCGTGCGCCTAGGGCGCATTGTGGCCGTGGGGCGCCTGCCGGCTGATTTTCCGGCCGATACGGTTATCGATGCCAAGGGCTTGGTAGTAGCGCCGGGGTTTATCGATGTGCACACCCACATCGAGGACGACGAGCTGCGCCAACCCACCGCCGACAACTTCATTTACGACGGCGTAACCACCGTGATTACCGGCAACTGCGGCTCCTCGCGCCCCGACCTGGGCCGCTACTTTCAGGTGCTCGATAGCGCGAAGCTGTCGGTAAATGTGGCCTCGCTAATAGGCCACGGCGATGTGCGCAAGGCCGTGCTGGGTCGCGCCAAACGCCAGGCCACCGAGCCCGAGCTGCAGCAGATGGAGCAGCTGGTAGCCCGCGCCATGCAGGCCGGCGCCATGGGCCTCTCCACGGGGCTGATTTACATACCCGGCACCTACACCCGCACGCCCGAGCTGATACGCCTGGCGCGCGTGGCCGGCCAGTACCGCGGCCTCTACGCCACGCACATGCGCAACGAGGGCGACAGCGTGCTGCAGGCCATTGAGGAGGCCCTGCTGATCGGCCGCGAGGCAAACTTGCCCGTGCAGATTTCGCACCTGAAAATCGGCGGGCAGCAGAACTGGGGCCGCGCTCCGCAGGCCCTGGCACTGATTGAGCAGGCCCGGCAAGCAGGCCAGGAGGTTACCATCGATCAGTATCCGTACACGGCCAGCTCTACCTCGCTCAGCACCATTATTCCCGACGATGTGCAGGCCGATGGCCGCGACTCGCTGCGCGCCCGGCTGCAGCGCCCCGCCGTGAGGGCCGCCGTGGAAGCCGCGATGGTGCGCCGCCTGCGGCAACGTGGCCTGAAGCATTACGACTACGCCGTGGTAGCCAGCTTCCCGCCCCAACCCAGCTACCAGGGCCTGAGCATCGAGCAGGTAAACCAGCGCCTAGGCCGCAAGCACAAAGCCGCCGCCGAAGCCGCCACCATTCTGGATCTGGTACTGCAGCACGACGCGGGCATGGTGTTCCATGGCATGAGCGAGCCGGATGTGCAGCAGATCATGCGCTACCCCTTCAACATGGTGGCCTCGGATGCCAGCGTGCGGGTGTGGCAGGAAGGGGCGCCGCACCCCCGCGGCTACGGCTCCAACGCCCGCGTGCTGGGCCGCTACGTGCGCGAGCTGCGCGTCATCAGCCTCGAAGAAGCCGTGCGCCGCATGACGTCGTTACCGGCGCAAACCTTCGGCCTCGCCGACCGCGGCCTGCTGCGCCCCGGCATGGCCGCCGATATCGTGGTGTTCGACCCCGCCACGGTGCAAGACCGCTCCACCTTCGAGCAGCCGCACCAGTACAGCACCGGCATGCACTACGTGCTCGTGAATGGCCGCCTGACGGTGGTGCAAGGCAAGCACCTAGGCACCCGCGCCGGGCGGGTGCTGTACGGCCCCGGCAAGCAGTAG